GATGGCCAGGACGAGGAGCAGGATCAGCGCGGTGCGCATCGAGGTCAGCTGACGCCATCCCCAGCGCAGCCAGCCCACCAGGCCGAGGCGGGGTTGGGTGATCGACTCTTCGCCGTCGACATGGTCGGACGGCCGGAGCGGATCGCTCGACCTCTCGGTTGTGCGGCTCACGGCATCCTTCCGATGCGTCTTCTTCCGGTCGTCCTGATCAGAGCGGGAGGATGACACTGTTCATCACCGCCGTCAGTCTCGACATGATGTCGGTCCAGAGCCCCGTGACCATCAGCAGTCCCAGGGCGATCAGCAGCGCGCCGCCGATCATGTTGACCACGCGGATGTGACGGCGCAGGAATCCGATCGCCTTCGTCGCCCAGCCGAAGCCGAGCGCGACCAGCAGGAACGGGATGCCGAGGCCGAGCGAGTAGGCGAGTCCCAGGGAGCCTGCGCGCACCGGGTCACCCGCATTGAAGCTCAGCGCGAAGATCGCGGCCAGCGTGGGACCCATGCAGGGCGCCCACCCGACGCCGAGGGCGACGCCGAGCAGCGGCGCGCCGATCAGTCCCGCCTTCGAATCGACGTGGAACCGCACCTCGCGCTGGGCGAAGCCGAAGAGGCCGAGGAACACCAGCCCCATGAGGAT
The sequence above is a segment of the Microbacterium sp. Root553 genome. Coding sequences within it:
- a CDS encoding cytochrome c biogenesis CcdA family protein, which encodes MNPEAIIGSGALWLAIPVAMLAGLLSFLSPCVLPLVPGYLGFLGGAVAPRRAPGTANGSPTSAVDAPARGRLVVGVLLFILGFSLVFVSLTALGGIANVFLIQWGELITRILGGVIILMGLVFLGLFGFAQREVRFHVDSKAGLIGAPLLGVALGVGWAPCMGPTLAAIFALSFNAGDPVRAGSLGLAYSLGLGIPFLLVALGFGWATKAIGFLRRHIRVVNMIGGALLIALGLLMVTGLWTDIMSRLTAVMNSVILPL